In a genomic window of Candidatus Flexicrinis proximus:
- a CDS encoding SGNH/GDSL hydrolase family protein — translation MTAPVVRRRWLVPALLSLLGFVCALIGVTGALMLFPERLIGPTNWLSRSTGSQTLEVFWKPSDGDIFAALPGQVRPPPDDSPYAAFEIAWDADGFRKEAASHAAHPVAVFGDSFTEGFNVQFPYADRLAGLLGVGVQNYGYRAYGPVEVAETAAEFARAEPRDWVIWGYFSGNDLGDALRSPRVETSNPLAVWAAFLAKARPTQTPPTPALGDDGQPRYNMPVPVIIGANYYDMAFVSYYGWWQQTPPDARESRNVRRLVASLDAFDSAAAPETCRALVFIPPKELIYTRYIYPSQRGFINATNQRIALAESGVLVFAPAPIASTDEAAYFDSLYAHRNLVRGLIGERPGWAFIDLTPAFERAASEGALLYYPYDTHWTQAGHDLAAQVIAERLALGC, via the coding sequence ATGACCGCTCCCGTCGTCCGCCGTCGCTGGCTGGTTCCGGCGCTGCTAAGCCTGCTCGGTTTTGTCTGCGCGCTGATCGGCGTGACCGGCGCCCTGATGCTCTTTCCCGAGCGGCTGATCGGCCCCACAAACTGGCTCAGCCGTTCGACAGGCAGCCAGACCCTGGAAGTTTTCTGGAAGCCCAGCGATGGAGACATTTTTGCCGCGCTGCCTGGACAGGTGCGCCCTCCGCCTGACGACTCGCCGTATGCCGCGTTCGAGATCGCCTGGGACGCCGACGGCTTCCGCAAAGAGGCCGCATCCCACGCAGCGCATCCCGTCGCCGTTTTCGGGGACTCGTTTACCGAAGGGTTCAATGTCCAGTTCCCCTATGCCGACCGGTTGGCCGGCCTCCTGGGTGTCGGCGTGCAGAATTACGGCTATCGGGCCTATGGGCCGGTCGAGGTCGCCGAGACCGCCGCGGAATTTGCCCGCGCCGAGCCGCGCGATTGGGTGATTTGGGGGTATTTCTCCGGGAATGACCTGGGCGACGCCTTGCGCTCCCCGCGTGTCGAAACATCGAATCCACTTGCCGTCTGGGCGGCCTTTCTGGCAAAAGCGCGTCCCACTCAGACGCCGCCCACCCCGGCGCTGGGGGACGATGGACAGCCCCGTTACAACATGCCTGTGCCGGTCATCATCGGCGCGAATTACTACGACATGGCCTTTGTCAGCTATTACGGGTGGTGGCAGCAGACCCCGCCCGATGCGCGCGAAAGCCGGAATGTTCGTCGGCTTGTTGCTTCTCTGGACGCCTTTGACAGCGCCGCCGCACCGGAAACCTGCCGCGCGTTGGTCTTCATCCCTCCTAAGGAGTTGATTTACACGCGCTATATCTATCCCAGCCAGCGCGGTTTCATCAACGCGACCAACCAGCGTATAGCGCTGGCCGAGAGCGGCGTCTTGGTCTTCGCGCCGGCGCCGATCGCCAGTACGGACGAAGCCGCCTACTTCGACTCGCTGTACGCACACCGCAATCTCGTGCGGGGGTTGATCGGGGAGCGGCCGGGTTGGGCGTTCATCGACCTCACTCCGGCATTCGAGCGGGCCGCATCAGAGGGCGCGCTTCTGTATTACCCGTACGACACGCATTGGACGCAGGCTGGCCACGATCTGGCCGCCCAGGTGATCGCGGAACGGCTCGCGCTGGGCTGCTGA
- a CDS encoding sulfite exporter TauE/SafE family protein, translated as MENLIPLLILGLVAGVFSGLFGIGGGIVIVPALTLFLAFSPKAAVATSLAALLMPVGIFAVITYYRNKLLDIRSSAIVAVGLVTTTVIGAQITLALPDTLFKQAYGVFVIIMGARFLELFKRSAAGAQTATSSEQTTEPGQEALWKLLVLGLLAGVLAGMFGIGGGIVIVPALVGFFAFEHKRAVGTSLGALLLPVGLPGVLSYYAAGELNIAAAVPVAIGLAIGALGGARLAIGLPPKVMRRMYGAFLIVVGVWFIVEPWLGLTRS; from the coding sequence ATGGAAAATCTAATCCCACTCCTTATCCTTGGCCTGGTGGCCGGGGTATTCAGCGGTCTGTTCGGCATCGGGGGCGGGATCGTCATTGTCCCGGCACTCACGCTGTTCCTGGCTTTTTCGCCCAAGGCGGCAGTGGCGACCTCGCTGGCGGCCCTGCTGATGCCCGTCGGTATCTTCGCGGTCATCACCTACTACCGTAATAAGCTGCTCGATATTCGCTCGTCGGCAATCGTGGCGGTCGGTCTGGTGACGACGACTGTCATCGGCGCACAGATCACGCTGGCACTGCCGGATACGCTGTTCAAACAGGCGTATGGCGTATTTGTGATCATTATGGGGGCGCGGTTCCTGGAGCTTTTCAAGCGGTCAGCAGCCGGCGCACAGACCGCCACTTCCAGCGAGCAAACTACCGAACCCGGACAGGAAGCGCTATGGAAACTGCTGGTGCTGGGCCTGCTGGCCGGCGTCCTGGCGGGGATGTTCGGCATCGGTGGCGGCATTGTGATCGTGCCGGCACTGGTCGGATTCTTTGCGTTCGAGCACAAGCGCGCGGTGGGGACTTCGCTGGGAGCGCTGCTGCTACCGGTCGGCCTGCCCGGGGTGCTGAGTTACTACGCGGCGGGTGAGCTGAACATTGCCGCGGCGGTACCGGTTGCGATCGGTTTGGCGATCGGCGCGTTAGGCGGCGCGCGGCTGGCAATTGGCCTTCCCCCAAAAGTCATGCGACGAATGTACGGGGCATTTCTGATTGTGGTCGGCGTGTGGTTCATCGTTGAACCCTGGCTGGGATTAACCCGTAGCTAG
- a CDS encoding M20/M25/M40 family metallo-hydrolase, producing MLTPVELLQHLIRIDTTNPPGNEAVLIDWVAGLLRENGIEPTIVGLNSERTNLFARIKGRGEAPPLLLYGHVDVVTTADQTWTHPPFCGDIIEGYIWGRGALDMKGGDAMLISAFLRAKSENLDLPGDLILCLGADEEVGGAWGVKYLVEEHADLFGGAKVCLSEFGAFPLYLAGKRFYPIMVTERYVHSLKATIRGAGGHGAMRQTGTAMGRLGRLLSRLEGARLPVHITPVVKALVEGIAAALDEPAASGLRALLDPASTNAVLDQLDPAAARLFDPLLHNTVNPTIVSGGHKINVIPSEIILRLDGRVLPGIAPEDFVAEVRALIDDDSVLLEPNEMEPPAALRDPDMAHFQMLADVLRAADPTGIPVPYMVSGATDARVLAQLGIQTYGFLPMNLPPDFNFASTIHAADERIPVGAVGFGADAIYEAIRRYR from the coding sequence ATGTTGACGCCTGTTGAACTGCTTCAGCACCTGATTCGCATCGACACCACCAACCCCCCCGGAAATGAAGCGGTTCTGATCGACTGGGTTGCGGGACTCCTGCGTGAAAACGGCATTGAACCGACCATCGTCGGGCTCAATTCTGAACGCACGAACCTGTTTGCGCGCATCAAAGGTCGCGGCGAAGCTCCTCCGCTTCTGCTGTACGGGCATGTCGATGTTGTCACCACCGCCGACCAGACCTGGACCCATCCGCCGTTTTGCGGCGACATTATTGAGGGATATATCTGGGGGCGCGGTGCGCTGGATATGAAGGGCGGCGACGCGATGCTGATCTCGGCATTCCTGCGTGCCAAATCCGAAAATCTCGATCTCCCCGGTGATCTGATCCTGTGTTTAGGTGCCGACGAAGAAGTCGGTGGCGCCTGGGGAGTCAAGTATCTCGTCGAAGAGCATGCCGATCTGTTTGGCGGGGCAAAAGTCTGCCTCAGCGAATTCGGTGCGTTTCCCCTGTATCTCGCTGGGAAGCGCTTCTACCCGATCATGGTCACCGAACGTTACGTCCATTCCCTGAAGGCGACGATTCGCGGAGCCGGCGGACACGGTGCGATGCGCCAGACCGGGACCGCGATGGGGCGGCTGGGGCGCTTATTGAGTCGGCTCGAAGGCGCGCGCCTGCCGGTCCATATAACACCAGTCGTCAAAGCCCTGGTCGAAGGAATCGCCGCGGCGCTGGACGAACCGGCGGCCAGCGGATTGCGCGCACTGCTCGACCCCGCCAGCACCAACGCGGTCCTTGACCAGCTCGATCCCGCCGCGGCCCGCCTGTTTGACCCCCTGCTGCACAACACCGTCAATCCGACCATCGTTAGCGGCGGTCACAAGATCAACGTCATCCCGTCGGAGATCATCCTGCGGCTGGATGGACGCGTGCTTCCTGGCATCGCCCCTGAGGACTTTGTCGCCGAGGTGCGCGCCTTGATCGACGACGATTCCGTTCTGCTTGAGCCGAACGAGATGGAACCACCCGCCGCCTTGCGCGACCCGGATATGGCGCATTTCCAGATGCTGGCCGACGTCCTCCGTGCCGCTGACCCGACCGGGATCCCGGTCCCCTATATGGTCAGCGGAGCGACTGACGCGCGGGTACTGGCCCAGTTGGGCATTCAGACCTACGGATTTCTGCCGATGAATCTGCCGCCGGACTTCAATTTCGCCTCGACGATTCACGCCGCGGACGAACGCATCCCGGTGGGCGCGGTCGGCTTTGGCGCCGATGCCATCTACGAGGCGATCAGGCGCTACCGCTAG
- a CDS encoding Flp family type IVb pilin, with product MMYNPREEGQGLVEYALILVLVAVVVIVVLAVLGPLVANVFESINNSLGTAT from the coding sequence ATGATGTACAATCCTCGTGAAGAAGGCCAGGGCCTGGTTGAGTACGCGCTCATCCTCGTCTTGGTCGCAGTCGTCGTGATCGTCGTTCTGGCGGTCCTTGGGCCCTTGGTAGCCAATGTGTTCGAGAGCATCAACAACTCGCTCGGCACCGCCACCTAG
- a CDS encoding cation-translocating P-type ATPase, whose amino-acid sequence MPWLLENEVLLNRLAVDPRQGLDETEAAARLTRYGENALIAKGVESPLKILLEQLTDPLVMILIGAAVVSALLGETKSVIAIALIVIANAALGVSQEYRAEKAIAALQKMSAPIVRLRRSGREMDVAPNLLVPGDIVLLEAGSIIPADGRMLESYNMSVQEASLTGESLPVEKSVGQLVNPNTPLGDRTNMVYMGTSVTYGRGLVVITATGQRTELGRIATLIQEVETEQTPLQRRMAELSKALFFLSIGIVAAGTLLGLINGGALQDTFLNGVAMAVAVVPEGLPAVVTIALALGAQRMLRRKALIRKLPAVETLGSVTTICSDKTGTLTQNKMTARSVFYVGGRDHLEDRDGTTPYAFKDYTDADVVVAAVMCNDAQRSSDGLIGDPTETALVELAEKFGLTKAELEAMLPRVAEVPFSSERKRMTTIHEVVSMPHIMIEQNGTTQKVPLFRDPAARYVAFMKGAVDSMLEVSTTVKVMGEDRPFDEKTPHPQFNPDGSLTFRERVLKQDAETAEKGLRDLVFAMKTLDALPAKVDVSTIEQGFTFLGRVALIDPPRPEVKLAVERCVTAGIRTVMITGDHPATAFAIARELGIIRDSSFAEAKTQGHVFTGREITLMNDQQLSDAVKKASVFARVSPEHKLNIVQALQLQHEIVAMTGDGVNDAPALKKADIGVAMGITGTAVSKEASAMVILDDNFATIVAAAEEGRTIYNNVRKFIKYILGSNIGEVGVLFLTQFLRLPLPVNTLQILWMNLVTDGLPALALSVEKGETDSMSRPPYDPRESVFSRGLGGYLLRIGALIGFMGMIVVLMFPVLRADGSAISFGQEFIARIQGGVLPAAATEAGMALWSTMVFTTLVFVQMGHALAVRSERFGIWKIGYTSNMAVIGAISLTVLLQIGLLYVPFLRDFFGTVALPPVGFFICVALAVITYVAVEADKWAMRRR is encoded by the coding sequence ATCCCCTGGCTCCTCGAAAACGAAGTCCTGCTCAACCGTCTCGCTGTTGACCCTCGTCAGGGTCTGGATGAGACAGAAGCAGCCGCCCGCCTGACCCGTTACGGCGAAAACGCGCTGATTGCCAAAGGCGTCGAGTCGCCGTTGAAGATCCTGCTTGAACAACTTACCGACCCGCTGGTCATGATTCTGATCGGCGCGGCGGTTGTATCGGCACTCCTGGGCGAAACCAAAAGCGTGATCGCTATCGCCCTGATCGTCATCGCCAACGCGGCCTTGGGCGTTTCCCAGGAATACCGGGCAGAGAAGGCCATCGCCGCCCTTCAGAAGATGAGCGCGCCGATTGTGCGGCTTCGCCGGTCTGGGCGGGAGATGGACGTCGCGCCGAACCTGCTTGTCCCGGGCGATATCGTGCTGCTCGAAGCCGGCAGCATCATCCCCGCCGATGGCCGCATGCTCGAATCCTATAACATGAGCGTACAGGAGGCCTCGCTCACTGGCGAATCGCTTCCCGTCGAAAAATCTGTCGGCCAGTTGGTTAACCCGAATACGCCCCTTGGCGACCGCACCAATATGGTCTATATGGGCACATCCGTCACCTATGGACGCGGACTGGTCGTTATCACGGCCACCGGCCAGCGCACCGAACTCGGCCGGATAGCCACCCTGATTCAGGAAGTAGAAACCGAGCAGACACCCCTTCAGCGCCGTATGGCTGAACTGAGCAAGGCGCTGTTCTTCCTGTCCATCGGTATCGTCGCAGCCGGAACGCTGCTCGGACTGATCAACGGCGGCGCGCTGCAGGATACGTTCCTCAACGGCGTTGCGATGGCCGTAGCGGTCGTGCCGGAAGGTCTGCCGGCTGTCGTCACCATCGCGCTGGCCCTTGGCGCGCAGAGGATGCTGCGGCGCAAGGCGCTGATCCGCAAGCTCCCCGCGGTCGAAACCCTCGGTTCCGTGACGACAATCTGTTCGGACAAGACCGGCACCCTCACCCAGAACAAGATGACCGCGCGCAGTGTCTTCTATGTGGGCGGTCGCGATCATCTGGAAGACCGTGACGGCACAACCCCTTACGCGTTCAAGGATTACACCGACGCCGATGTCGTCGTGGCTGCGGTGATGTGTAACGACGCGCAGCGCAGCAGCGACGGCCTTATCGGCGACCCGACTGAGACCGCGCTGGTGGAACTGGCCGAGAAGTTCGGCCTGACCAAGGCTGAACTGGAAGCGATGCTCCCGCGCGTGGCCGAAGTCCCGTTCTCCTCTGAACGCAAGCGTATGACCACCATTCACGAGGTGGTAAGCATGCCGCACATCATGATCGAACAGAACGGCACGACGCAAAAGGTGCCACTGTTCCGCGACCCGGCTGCCCGCTACGTCGCCTTCATGAAGGGCGCTGTCGATTCGATGCTCGAAGTCAGCACGACTGTCAAAGTGATGGGTGAGGATCGTCCCTTCGACGAGAAAACCCCGCACCCGCAGTTTAACCCCGATGGATCGCTGACCTTCCGCGAGCGGGTTCTGAAGCAGGATGCCGAGACCGCTGAGAAAGGGCTGCGCGATCTTGTGTTTGCCATGAAAACACTCGATGCGCTGCCGGCCAAAGTCGATGTCAGCACTATCGAGCAGGGGTTTACCTTCCTGGGCCGCGTCGCGCTCATTGACCCCCCGCGTCCAGAAGTCAAGCTTGCGGTTGAACGCTGCGTGACGGCGGGAATTCGTACCGTGATGATCACTGGCGACCATCCGGCGACCGCTTTCGCCATCGCCAGAGAACTTGGCATCATCCGCGATTCCAGCTTTGCGGAAGCAAAGACACAAGGACACGTTTTCACCGGCCGCGAAATCACCCTGATGAACGATCAGCAGTTGAGCGACGCGGTCAAGAAAGCATCGGTCTTCGCGCGTGTTTCGCCGGAACATAAGCTGAACATTGTCCAGGCCCTGCAGCTGCAGCACGAGATCGTCGCCATGACAGGCGACGGTGTGAACGATGCCCCGGCCCTCAAGAAAGCCGACATTGGCGTAGCGATGGGCATTACCGGCACCGCCGTCAGCAAAGAAGCCTCGGCCATGGTCATCCTCGACGACAACTTCGCCACCATCGTTGCCGCCGCCGAAGAAGGCCGTACGATCTACAACAATGTCCGTAAGTTCATCAAGTACATCCTCGGCAGCAATATCGGCGAGGTCGGTGTCTTGTTCCTGACCCAGTTCCTGCGTCTGCCGCTGCCGGTCAACACCTTGCAAATCTTGTGGATGAACCTCGTGACCGACGGGTTGCCGGCGCTGGCGCTCAGTGTGGAAAAAGGCGAAACCGATTCGATGTCTCGCCCACCGTACGACCCGCGCGAAAGCGTCTTCAGCCGCGGCCTGGGCGGCTATCTGCTCCGCATCGGCGCGCTGATCGGGTTTATGGGCATGATTGTGGTGTTGATGTTCCCGGTGCTGCGCGCGGACGGCTCCGCGATCAGCTTCGGTCAGGAATTTATCGCGCGCATTCAGGGCGGCGTACTCCCCGCAGCGGCGACAGAAGCAGGCATGGCGCTCTGGAGCACCATGGTCTTCACGACGCTGGTATTCGTGCAAATGGGCCATGCGCTGGCCGTCCGCAGCGAGCGCTTTGGCATCTGGAAGATCGGCTACACCAGCAACATGGCCGTGATTGGCGCGATCTCGCTGACCGTCCTGCTTCAGATCGGTTTGCTCTATGTGCCGTTCCTGCGTGACTTCTTCGGCACGGTTGCGCTCCCGCCGGTTGGTTTCTTCATCTGCGTCGCGCTGGCCGTGATCACTTACGTGGCCGTTGAAGCCGACAAATGGGCGATGCGCCGGCGCTAA
- a CDS encoding MFS transporter gives MSEPTSKHPTRRDPYSALRFRDFRLLIAGRMVAQIGEAMVSVGVGWELYERTGDALALGLVGLVQIIPVMLLSVVGGYVADRYDRKRVTLISQLVLIGCSVALAAISLTAGPLPLLYGVLALIGAARAFNNPAESALTPLTVPPEQFMNAVTWNSTVWQLSAILGPALGGLLIAIANDAVLVYIVNAAAGGVLVGALLMLRVKQTVFMDASEAPVDAIRKGWQFLRRSHVILASITLDMFAVLFGGATFLLPVFAKDVLHVDPTGLGILRAAPSVGALCMALYLGRRHPFQQAGQTLLYAVAGFGIATIVFGMSTSFLLSVAMLFLLGALDNISVVIRHTLILTHTPDEMRGRVSAVNSIFIGASNELGGFESGVAAALLGPTGAVVLGGIGTIVVVGAIAYLVPPLRRFGAIGSH, from the coding sequence ATGTCAGAACCCACGTCGAAACACCCGACGCGACGCGATCCCTATTCGGCGCTGCGCTTCCGCGATTTCCGCTTGCTGATCGCCGGGCGGATGGTCGCCCAGATCGGCGAGGCGATGGTCAGCGTAGGCGTTGGTTGGGAGCTGTACGAGCGGACCGGCGATGCGCTGGCCCTGGGGCTGGTCGGGCTGGTCCAGATCATTCCGGTTATGCTGCTGTCGGTCGTGGGCGGGTATGTCGCCGACCGCTATGACCGCAAACGCGTCACGCTGATTTCACAATTGGTACTGATCGGCTGCTCCGTGGCGCTGGCGGCGATTTCGCTGACCGCCGGCCCCCTGCCGCTGCTGTATGGCGTCCTCGCATTGATCGGCGCGGCACGGGCCTTCAACAACCCCGCAGAGTCGGCCCTGACGCCGCTCACGGTCCCGCCTGAACAGTTTATGAACGCCGTCACCTGGAATTCGACGGTGTGGCAGTTATCGGCCATCCTCGGCCCCGCGCTCGGCGGGCTGTTAATCGCCATCGCAAACGATGCCGTGCTGGTCTATATCGTCAATGCGGCGGCTGGGGGCGTTCTGGTCGGTGCGCTCCTGATGCTCAGAGTTAAGCAGACGGTCTTTATGGATGCCAGCGAAGCCCCGGTAGATGCCATTCGCAAAGGCTGGCAGTTTCTGCGCCGCTCGCACGTGATCCTGGCGTCCATCACGCTGGATATGTTTGCCGTTTTGTTCGGCGGTGCGACGTTCCTGCTCCCCGTATTTGCCAAGGATGTGCTGCACGTCGACCCGACGGGACTGGGTATACTGCGCGCCGCGCCGTCGGTCGGTGCGCTGTGCATGGCCCTGTACCTGGGACGGCGCCATCCGTTTCAACAGGCGGGACAGACCCTGCTGTATGCGGTTGCCGGCTTTGGCATCGCAACCATCGTATTTGGCATGTCGACCTCATTCCTGCTGTCGGTCGCGATGCTGTTCCTGCTCGGGGCGCTGGATAACATCAGTGTAGTGATTCGCCATACGCTGATCCTGACGCACACGCCAGACGAGATGCGCGGGCGGGTATCCGCCGTAAACAGCATATTCATCGGCGCATCCAACGAATTAGGCGGCTTCGAATCGGGAGTTGCGGCTGCCCTGCTGGGGCCGACTGGCGCGGTGGTGCTGGGCGGCATCGGCACCATCGTCGTGGTCGGCGCGATTGCCTATCTTGTTCCTCCGCTGCGCCGCTTCGGTGCAATTGGCAGTCACTAA
- a CDS encoding NAD-dependent epimerase/dehydratase family protein: MNVLIIGGTRQIGHFLTEALLSAGHRVTVLNRGVTRDDLPETLPRLRVDRTDPMQLRRALAGRTFDVVVDNVLYKRPEAEAITQLLDGHVGHYITLSTGQVYLVREDIPRPSREDDFDGPTLPAPAFGTYDYEEWLYGMDKRECEAVLMNAYARTGFPATILRLPMVISPRDQYLRLFSYVLRLKDGGPVLVPDAPNYPLRHIYALDVVRAILTLLGGGGKGRAFNISQDETLTIHEFLGVLGKTLGVDPKIVTIPRQTLVANGFLPDCSPFSDVWMSELDNTRGKVELGLTYTPVEKYLAEIVAQLKLRAPTPPAGYRRRNAERNLAASLTQGQT; the protein is encoded by the coding sequence ATGAACGTATTAATCATTGGTGGAACACGACAAATCGGCCATTTTTTGACTGAAGCGCTGCTATCGGCTGGCCACCGCGTCACCGTTCTCAATCGCGGCGTGACCCGCGACGATCTGCCGGAAACTCTGCCGCGCCTGCGCGTTGACCGCACGGACCCGATGCAGCTCCGGCGCGCACTTGCCGGCCGCACGTTCGATGTGGTGGTCGATAATGTACTTTACAAGCGGCCGGAAGCGGAAGCCATCACTCAATTGTTGGACGGCCATGTCGGGCATTACATCACCCTCTCGACCGGGCAGGTCTATCTGGTGCGGGAGGACATCCCCCGGCCGTCCCGAGAGGACGACTTCGATGGCCCGACCCTGCCCGCACCCGCCTTCGGGACATACGACTACGAAGAATGGCTTTACGGGATGGACAAGCGCGAGTGCGAGGCTGTGCTGATGAATGCATACGCCCGAACCGGCTTCCCGGCCACAATCCTGCGGCTGCCGATGGTGATCAGCCCGCGCGACCAGTATCTGCGGCTGTTCAGCTACGTCCTGCGGCTGAAGGACGGCGGGCCGGTCCTTGTCCCGGATGCGCCCAATTACCCGCTGCGCCACATCTATGCGCTGGATGTGGTCCGCGCCATTCTGACGCTGCTGGGTGGCGGCGGTAAGGGCCGCGCGTTCAATATCAGCCAGGACGAGACGCTGACGATCCACGAGTTTCTCGGGGTTCTGGGTAAGACGCTGGGTGTTGACCCGAAGATCGTGACGATTCCACGCCAGACGCTGGTCGCCAACGGTTTCTTGCCCGATTGTTCGCCGTTCAGCGACGTGTGGATGAGCGAACTGGATAATACGCGCGGCAAGGTTGAGCTTGGCCTGACATACACACCGGTCGAGAAGTATCTTGCCGAGATTGTCGCCCAGTTGAAGCTGCGTGCGCCTACCCCGCCTGCGGGCTACCGCCGCCGCAACGCCGAGCGCAACCTGGCGGCATCGCTGACACAAGGGCAGACATAG
- the acpS gene encoding holo-ACP synthase — MLRCGIDSLDIQRVEEGIARLGERFLDRFFTAAERAECGEKPHRLAARIAAKEAVGKVFGTGIGDVSWKEIEITSDPRGRPILTLYGAAAELAGKMGLTQWDVSLTHTQTVASAVVVALGD; from the coding sequence GTGCTGCGCTGCGGCATCGATTCCCTGGACATTCAACGTGTCGAGGAGGGTATCGCCCGTTTGGGCGAACGCTTCCTCGACCGTTTTTTTACGGCGGCCGAGCGTGCTGAATGCGGCGAAAAACCGCACCGGCTGGCTGCCCGGATCGCGGCGAAAGAGGCGGTCGGCAAGGTGTTCGGCACCGGCATTGGCGACGTGAGCTGGAAGGAAATCGAGATCACGTCCGATCCGCGCGGCCGGCCGATCCTGACCCTCTACGGCGCGGCGGCAGAACTCGCCGGCAAAATGGGATTGACCCAGTGGGACGTCAGCCTGACCCACACGCAGACCGTCGCTTCGGCGGTTGTGGTCGCACTTGGCGATTGA
- a CDS encoding site-2 protease family protein yields the protein MLNEPASTVSDRRPRPSVDETSLAAAPRDERLEAVRVAVMQVMAISAERKPGELTPEEASGGSIMLMIREPKLLMRFEGKLLIDSETAYDQIDAQFMPLNLTTVFREVQDIQHIYVIQGRSEPAPRNWYWNAALFIATLFSVLYVGAIMRINEIGFEMPLAGLVLSASFNNNPLAELWRGIPYAGAILLILGAHEFGHYFAARRRQIAVTLPYFLPFPFGAFGTFGAFIQLRQPMRNRKVLLEVGAAGPLAGMIFAIPILLYGLATSPTTPIGPGLVEGNSLLYAVAKRLVFGEWLPGAQIDVLVNQLAWAGWTGLFVTGLNLLPIGQLDGGHVLYSLIGERAKVLYFPAIAGLVALTLLTDGGLMFMLILLIFFGRTHAVPLDNITPLDPRRRAIAIFTLVVFLLVFVPIPLSVRGSEAMLFGSVPSALSAATAVAIVAIQRLRR from the coding sequence ATGCTGAATGAACCAGCTTCGACCGTCAGCGACCGGCGCCCGCGCCCGTCGGTAGACGAGACATCCCTTGCTGCAGCCCCGCGCGATGAGCGGCTTGAAGCCGTGCGCGTCGCGGTAATGCAGGTCATGGCCATCAGCGCCGAGCGGAAACCAGGCGAACTTACACCAGAAGAAGCCAGCGGCGGCAGCATCATGCTCATGATCCGCGAGCCTAAACTGCTGATGCGCTTCGAAGGCAAGCTGCTGATCGATTCCGAAACGGCTTACGATCAGATCGACGCGCAGTTCATGCCGCTCAATCTGACGACGGTTTTCCGTGAAGTCCAGGACATCCAGCACATCTATGTCATTCAGGGGCGATCCGAGCCGGCCCCGCGCAACTGGTATTGGAACGCGGCGCTTTTCATCGCCACCTTGTTCAGCGTGCTCTACGTCGGCGCAATCATGCGGATCAATGAGATCGGCTTTGAAATGCCGCTGGCGGGTCTCGTCCTGAGCGCCAGCTTCAACAACAATCCTTTGGCAGAGTTGTGGCGCGGTATTCCCTACGCGGGTGCGATCCTGCTCATCCTCGGCGCGCATGAATTTGGCCATTATTTTGCGGCACGCCGCCGGCAGATCGCGGTCACCCTGCCTTACTTTCTGCCGTTTCCTTTCGGCGCGTTCGGGACATTCGGCGCGTTTATCCAACTGCGCCAGCCAATGCGAAACCGCAAAGTCCTGCTCGAAGTCGGCGCGGCTGGCCCTCTGGCTGGCATGATCTTCGCCATCCCGATCCTGCTCTACGGCCTTGCCACCTCTCCTACTACGCCGATTGGACCCGGGTTGGTGGAAGGCAACTCGCTGCTCTACGCTGTCGCCAAACGCCTCGTCTTCGGCGAGTGGCTTCCCGGCGCGCAGATTGATGTGCTCGTCAACCAGCTCGCCTGGGCGGGCTGGACCGGATTATTCGTGACCGGCCTGAACCTGCTGCCCATCGGCCAGCTCGACGGCGGACATGTGCTTTATTCACTGATCGGTGAACGGGCCAAAGTGCTCTATTTCCCGGCCATCGCGGGACTGGTTGCGCTCACGCTGCTGACCGATGGCGGGTTGATGTTTATGCTGATTCTGCTGATCTTCTTCGGGCGAACCCATGCCGTCCCGCTCGACAACATCACGCCGCTCGATCCGCGCCGGCGGGCGATCGCTATCTTCACGCTGGTCGTCTTCCTGCTGGTTTTTGTGCCGATTCCCTTGAGCGTGCGCGGCAGCGAAGCCATGCTGTTCGGCAGCGTCCCCTCGGCACTGTCCGCCGCGACCGCGGTCGCGATCGTTGCGATCCAGCGGCTCCGGCGCTAG